In one window of Calypte anna isolate BGI_N300 chromosome 27, bCalAnn1_v1.p, whole genome shotgun sequence DNA:
- the LOC115599802 gene encoding feather beta keratin-like yields MSCYTPCLPCGQSCGPTPLANSCNEPCVRQCQDSTVVIQPSPVVVTLPGPILSSFPQNTAVGSSTSAAVGSILSSQGVPINSGGLASGPFGSGYCGSRCLPC; encoded by the coding sequence ATGTCCTGCTACACCCCGTGCCTGCCCTGCGGCCAGTCCTGCGGCCCGACCCCGCTGGCCAACAGCTGCAATgagccctgtgtcaggcagtgccaggactCCACCGTCGTCATCCAGCCCTCCCCCGTGGTGGTGACCCTGCCCggacccatcctcagctccttcccacagaaCACCGCCGTGGGCTCCTCCACCTCCGCTGCCgttggcagcatcctcagctctcaGGGAGTGCCCATCAACTCCGGGGGCTTGGCCTCGGGGCCTTTTGGCAGCGGCTACTGCGGCAGCAGGTGCCTGCCCTGCTAA